In Paraburkholderia sp. BL10I2N1, a single genomic region encodes these proteins:
- a CDS encoding MFS transporter, whose amino-acid sequence MTTANPSTTGTAEPKEAESLAPVTVREAATPPVPQPTAEATLPLRLAIGLIGMLLASLLAILNEQVTAVALNDIRGAFSIGVDDGTWLTALFEATNVATMAFAPWFGVTFTLKRFTTGAVLGVMFIGFLCPFAPNLLTLYVLRALQGVAGGCLPPMLIIVALRYLPPKIKLYGLAGYAMTATFGPALGTPLAALWTEYVGWQMAFWQIVPLGLVSCVAIQQGLPRDPYKLERFRSFNWRGFILGYLAIAMLVIGLLQGDRLDWLDSPFICAMLYGGALLLVAFLVNEWFHPLPFFKLQLLARRNLAHGLLTLVGAVTLLVGVAAIPSQYLAQIHAYRPLQTTPLSLLVALPLLITLPATAAVLNLRQVDHRWVMAIGLCLMATTCFLGSFVTSEWVRENFYWLQSLQIVAQPMVIMGILMGVTTGLPPTEGPFASAMFNTVKSFIGAAATGLLEGLGTAREHFHSSMLVDRLGNNALVTGQSIDAVHGLGELAHRIHEQAVVLTSADLYRVMAGIAVAFLLVIPVLPVRIYPPWSTTPPPSR is encoded by the coding sequence ATGACCACCGCCAACCCATCCACAACCGGAACGGCAGAACCCAAAGAGGCGGAATCGTTGGCGCCGGTTACTGTGCGGGAGGCAGCGACGCCTCCTGTACCGCAACCCACCGCAGAAGCCACGCTACCGCTGCGCCTCGCCATTGGCCTGATTGGAATGTTGCTGGCGTCGCTACTGGCCATATTGAACGAACAGGTCACCGCGGTGGCCCTGAACGACATTCGGGGGGCGTTCTCGATCGGAGTTGACGATGGGACCTGGCTGACCGCTCTGTTCGAGGCGACGAACGTGGCCACGATGGCATTTGCTCCGTGGTTTGGGGTGACCTTCACGCTGAAGCGATTTACGACCGGCGCCGTACTGGGCGTGATGTTCATCGGATTCCTTTGTCCCTTTGCGCCGAACCTGCTTACCCTTTATGTGTTGCGTGCGCTGCAGGGGGTAGCCGGCGGATGTCTACCGCCGATGTTGATCATCGTGGCTCTGCGATATCTTCCCCCGAAAATCAAGTTATATGGACTCGCAGGGTACGCAATGACCGCAACCTTCGGGCCGGCGCTCGGCACGCCTCTCGCGGCCTTATGGACAGAATATGTCGGCTGGCAAATGGCATTCTGGCAAATCGTGCCGCTTGGTCTCGTGAGCTGTGTGGCAATCCAGCAGGGGCTGCCGCGGGATCCTTACAAACTCGAACGATTCAGATCGTTCAACTGGCGCGGATTCATACTGGGATACCTCGCCATCGCCATGCTCGTCATTGGTCTTCTGCAGGGTGATCGCCTTGACTGGCTGGATTCTCCGTTCATCTGCGCAATGCTCTATGGAGGAGCGCTGCTGCTCGTGGCGTTCCTCGTCAACGAGTGGTTTCATCCGCTGCCGTTTTTCAAGCTTCAACTGCTTGCCCGCAGGAACCTCGCGCACGGGCTACTGACACTGGTAGGCGCGGTGACGCTGCTGGTTGGCGTCGCCGCCATACCCAGCCAGTATCTCGCCCAGATCCACGCTTACAGGCCGCTGCAGACCACGCCTCTGTCCTTGCTGGTCGCCTTGCCTCTGTTGATTACGCTGCCTGCGACCGCCGCCGTCCTGAACCTGCGGCAGGTCGACCACCGCTGGGTCATGGCCATTGGACTTTGCCTGATGGCCACCACGTGCTTCTTGGGGAGTTTCGTGACCTCCGAGTGGGTTCGCGAGAACTTTTACTGGCTTCAGTCCCTACAGATCGTTGCGCAACCGATGGTGATCATGGGGATCCTGATGGGCGTCACGACAGGCTTGCCCCCCACGGAAGGTCCCTTTGCCTCGGCCATGTTCAACACGGTCAAATCCTTTATCGGCGCTGCGGCAACCGGTCTCCTTGAAGGGCTGGGTACCGCGCGCGAGCATTTTCATTCGAGCATGCTGGTGGACCGGTTGGGCAACAACGCGCTGGTGACGGGCCAAAGCATCGATGCCGTGCATGGTCTGGGTGAACTCGCGCACCGGATCCACGAGCAGGCCGTCGTGCTGACATCGGCGGATCTCTATCGCGTGATGGCAGGTATCGCCGTCGCTTTTCTTCTGGTTATTCCGGTGTTGCCCGTGCGTATTTATCCGCCCTGGAGCACTACACCGCCCCCTTCCCGCTAA
- a CDS encoding HlyD family secretion protein codes for MSSVTRFSRKRMIRLAAIVVILGVVVWACIRLFADSNSETTNDAYVTADFTLVAPRVAGQLSEVLVEDNQQVKAGQLMVRIDDRDFRAALMSAQADVVAAKASVANYEAEIARHPALVDQARATLRSDEAAIEFARENASRYRNLSEAGAGTTQEQQQSSSALAEQLAQQARDRAALVATEQNLDVLRTERDKAAGALAHAEAALEQAKLNLSYTEIRAPVDGKVGRRSARVGAFVTTGAPVLAIVPLSDAYIVANFQENQLTHMRPGQTVRIKVDSFPGVVIRGHVDSLAPATGVSFAPIAPDNATGNFTKVVQRVPVKITIDPGQQAASALSVGLSVETEVAVGKRADTRIAGADAK; via the coding sequence ATGTCATCGGTCACCCGATTCTCTCGCAAAAGAATGATTCGTCTTGCCGCGATTGTGGTGATACTCGGCGTCGTCGTTTGGGCCTGCATCAGACTGTTTGCCGACTCAAACAGCGAGACCACCAATGATGCCTATGTGACGGCCGATTTCACGCTGGTTGCGCCGCGTGTCGCTGGCCAGCTTTCAGAGGTCCTGGTAGAGGACAACCAGCAGGTCAAGGCCGGGCAATTGATGGTCCGTATCGATGACCGCGACTTCCGGGCGGCACTGATGAGTGCGCAGGCGGACGTGGTCGCGGCAAAGGCATCGGTTGCGAACTACGAAGCCGAGATCGCGCGGCATCCCGCGCTTGTCGACCAGGCGCGCGCCACGCTTCGGTCAGACGAAGCGGCGATCGAATTTGCGCGAGAGAACGCCTCGCGCTACCGCAATCTCTCGGAAGCGGGCGCGGGAACGACGCAGGAGCAACAGCAGTCTTCGAGCGCGCTGGCCGAGCAACTCGCGCAGCAGGCCCGCGACCGGGCCGCACTCGTTGCGACCGAGCAGAACCTCGACGTTCTGCGTACCGAGCGCGACAAGGCGGCAGGCGCGCTGGCCCACGCCGAGGCCGCGCTCGAGCAGGCGAAACTCAACCTGTCCTATACGGAGATCCGCGCGCCCGTCGACGGCAAGGTTGGACGACGTTCGGCACGGGTCGGCGCATTCGTTACAACCGGCGCACCGGTGCTGGCGATTGTCCCGCTGTCGGATGCCTATATCGTCGCCAATTTCCAGGAAAACCAGCTCACCCACATGCGACCCGGCCAGACCGTGCGTATCAAGGTTGACAGCTTTCCGGGCGTGGTGATTCGAGGGCATGTCGATAGTCTTGCTCCCGCTACGGGGGTGAGCTTCGCGCCTATCGCGCCCGACAACGCAACGGGCAACTTCACCAAGGTCGTCCAGCGCGTGCCGGTCAAGATCACAATCGACCCCGGACAGCAGGCAGCGTCTGCCTTGAGCGTGGGGCTTTCTGTCGAAACGGAGGTCGCCGTTGGCAAGCGTGCCGATACGCGGATCGCAGGAGCAGACGCAAAATGA
- a CDS encoding efflux transporter outer membrane subunit has protein sequence MKASEFPIRTPALAVLLCSALAGCLVGPNFEPPQTTTPDVFNRTQSAQASSTAVESEFSPEWWTLFNDPMLDSLEKQLTDANLDVAAASARLWQSRAEQRIAGAAEYPTLNGAASYYRERGSENGILSLLGVTPTGTQTQSASGNTPLGVAAMPGSKGSPAFNLYQFGFDASWELDIWGRVRRGVEAATALTDATYEDRNAVLLSARAELARDYIQLRDTQALLQIAKLNLEIARDATKLTQTREREGVTTDLDVANASAQAETIESLIPTLESRSETTINAIGVLLAEEPGALRQTLGEPHDVPALPERVPIGVPSELVQRRPDIRKAEAQLHAATAEIGMAKADFYPRISLNGSAGFQSLQLTTLADWASGQFVVGPSITLPIFEGGRLKGTLQLREAQQQEAAIVYKRTVLQAWREVDDALVVYDAEQRRRDRLTTVVSLNKRALSIAQQRYKAGAVDYLDVLNVQRQLLDSQSSLEQSKAEAAANLITLCKVLGGGWESAYAKTDSPH, from the coding sequence ATGAAGGCAAGCGAATTCCCGATCCGCACGCCGGCTCTGGCGGTGCTGCTGTGCTCCGCGCTCGCGGGTTGTCTCGTCGGCCCGAACTTCGAACCTCCGCAGACCACCACGCCCGACGTGTTTAACCGCACCCAGTCTGCGCAGGCGTCAAGCACAGCAGTTGAATCCGAATTCAGTCCGGAATGGTGGACGCTGTTCAATGATCCCATGCTGGACTCTTTGGAAAAACAACTGACCGACGCGAACCTTGACGTGGCGGCAGCGTCGGCGCGTCTGTGGCAAAGCCGGGCCGAGCAACGCATTGCCGGTGCCGCAGAATATCCGACGCTGAACGGCGCCGCCTCCTATTACCGCGAGCGCGGAAGTGAGAACGGCATCCTGTCCTTGCTTGGCGTCACCCCGACGGGAACCCAGACGCAGTCGGCCTCGGGCAACACGCCGCTCGGCGTGGCTGCCATGCCTGGCTCCAAGGGCTCGCCGGCTTTCAACCTCTACCAGTTCGGCTTCGATGCATCGTGGGAACTCGACATCTGGGGTCGGGTTCGACGCGGTGTCGAGGCCGCGACAGCGTTGACCGATGCCACCTACGAAGACCGGAACGCAGTCCTGTTGTCTGCGCGCGCCGAACTCGCGCGAGACTACATCCAGTTGCGTGACACGCAGGCGCTGCTGCAGATAGCAAAACTGAACCTTGAAATCGCCCGCGACGCCACAAAGCTCACGCAAACCCGGGAACGCGAAGGCGTCACGACGGATCTGGACGTCGCCAACGCTTCCGCACAGGCGGAGACGATCGAAAGCCTGATACCGACGCTCGAATCGCGTTCCGAGACCACGATCAATGCGATTGGGGTGTTGCTGGCCGAGGAACCAGGCGCGCTACGGCAAACGCTCGGCGAGCCGCACGATGTTCCGGCACTGCCTGAACGGGTGCCCATCGGCGTTCCGTCGGAGCTGGTGCAGCGCAGACCCGACATCAGAAAGGCCGAGGCGCAACTGCACGCGGCCACGGCGGAGATCGGGATGGCGAAGGCCGACTTCTATCCACGCATATCGCTGAACGGCAGCGCGGGGTTCCAGAGCCTTCAGCTCACGACCCTCGCCGACTGGGCATCCGGCCAGTTTGTCGTCGGACCGTCGATCACGCTTCCCATATTCGAAGGCGGGCGCCTCAAGGGAACACTCCAGTTGCGCGAGGCTCAGCAGCAGGAGGCGGCGATTGTCTACAAACGTACGGTACTTCAGGCGTGGCGCGAGGTGGACGATGCGCTCGTCGTCTATGACGCTGAGCAGCGTCGGCGCGATCGCCTGACAACGGTCGTCAGCCTGAACAAGCGCGCGCTGTCGATTGCGCAGCAACGGTACAAGGCAGGCGCGGTCGATTATCTCGACGTGCTGAACGTGCAGAGACAGTTGCTCGACTCGCAAAGCAGCCTTGAGCAAAGCAAGGCCGAGGCCGCTGCCAACCTCATCACGCTATGCAAGGTACTCGGCGGCGGGTGGGAGTCGGCGTATGCCAAAACGGACTCTCCTCATTGA
- a CDS encoding DUF4148 domain-containing protein has protein sequence MKVLVQAFSIVAALAAPALAFAQSSSSITHAQVRNELVQLEKAGYRLGDGDQTNYPEQIQRAEARVSQADTASNDYGGATNGSSASGSSKDAAPQAEIPGLKPIYFGQ, from the coding sequence GTGAAAGTATTGGTACAGGCATTCTCAATCGTCGCGGCGCTCGCCGCTCCTGCCCTCGCGTTTGCTCAGTCGAGCAGCTCGATTACACACGCCCAGGTTCGGAATGAGCTCGTGCAGCTCGAAAAGGCGGGATACCGGCTAGGGGACGGCGACCAGACGAATTACCCGGAGCAGATTCAACGGGCAGAAGCACGGGTTTCGCAAGCGGACACGGCATCGAACGACTATGGTGGCGCCACGAACGGGTCGTCCGCATCCGGCTCGAGCAAGGATGCTGCACCCCAAGCGGAAATCCCTGGTCTAAAACCGATCTACTTTGGTCAGTGA
- a CDS encoding lysophospholipid acyltransferase family protein — MRSTFIKLVFIVYLLGSGTLYSIGILVLYPFVGRSGRYWLAVQWCRALVVVMRWLPGITCSVEGLEHLPEGPSIILCRHESTWETLAFLALFPRRISFVFKEDLLRIPFFGWVLRGLDMVSLNRGSPRQAHLAVTQECAQRLAKGDVVVIFPEGTRVPHGAPLRLTSGGIRLACATGAPVVPVVHNAGKVWPAKGWPDGAGHIEVIVGPAFPSQDTSQQELSRAVHDWMKAELLTL; from the coding sequence ATGCGCTCCACGTTCATCAAATTGGTGTTCATCGTCTACCTGCTTGGCAGCGGGACCTTGTACTCGATAGGGATATTGGTGCTATACCCCTTCGTCGGGAGGTCCGGACGCTACTGGCTTGCGGTGCAGTGGTGTCGTGCACTGGTTGTCGTAATGCGCTGGCTACCCGGGATCACCTGTTCAGTGGAAGGACTCGAGCATCTCCCGGAAGGGCCATCAATAATCCTGTGCCGTCATGAATCCACGTGGGAGACGCTGGCATTCCTCGCGCTGTTTCCACGACGCATCAGCTTTGTGTTCAAGGAAGACCTTCTGCGTATTCCGTTCTTCGGATGGGTGCTGCGTGGCCTTGACATGGTCAGCCTGAATCGTGGCTCGCCCCGCCAGGCACATCTGGCAGTGACACAGGAGTGCGCTCAGCGGCTGGCGAAGGGCGACGTCGTGGTCATATTCCCGGAAGGCACCCGAGTGCCGCACGGCGCACCGTTGAGACTGACGTCGGGCGGTATTCGTCTGGCGTGCGCGACCGGTGCCCCGGTCGTCCCTGTCGTCCACAACGCCGGAAAAGTCTGGCCAGCGAAGGGGTGGCCTGACGGGGCGGGACACATCGAGGTAATCGTCGGTCCCGCATTCCCTTCCCAGGACACGTCGCAACAGGAGTTAAGTCGCGCCGTTCACGACTGGATGAAGGCAGAATTGCTGACGCTCTGA
- a CDS encoding Uma2 family endonuclease, with amino-acid sequence MDVPILLEHTGLLAAWRRLAIQAESGQRQLYELDEYGELVMNPRPSARRQIVLTDIFCHVTEQIGHLAAMSVAVTTRSFGIRIPDVVWMPCDKWDGFDRDDPVPFVPDLCVEVLLDSDRTQDIDRRVKGYLEGGAREVIVVGQCGQVQFWGARGQVQASMFGIAPLLDRMYLEEGGVSSIPSVGC; translated from the coding sequence ATGGACGTGCCGATTCTCCTGGAGCACACCGGATTGCTTGCCGCATGGCGTCGCCTTGCCATACAGGCAGAATCTGGTCAGCGGCAGTTGTACGAGTTGGACGAGTACGGTGAACTGGTGATGAACCCGCGCCCGTCGGCAAGGCGCCAGATAGTGCTCACAGATATTTTCTGTCACGTGACTGAACAGATTGGTCATCTCGCCGCCATGTCAGTGGCCGTTACGACCCGGTCATTCGGTATCAGAATCCCTGACGTTGTCTGGATGCCGTGCGACAAGTGGGACGGTTTCGACCGCGACGACCCCGTGCCGTTCGTGCCTGACCTCTGTGTCGAGGTGCTTCTCGATAGCGACCGGACGCAGGACATCGACCGGAGGGTCAAAGGATATCTGGAAGGTGGCGCTCGCGAAGTGATTGTCGTCGGCCAATGCGGACAGGTTCAATTTTGGGGAGCGAGGGGCCAGGTGCAAGCCTCAATGTTCGGGATAGCGCCGTTGCTTGACCGCATGTATCTCGAAGAAGGGGGCGTGTCCTCCATTCCCAGCGTAGGTTGCTGA
- a CDS encoding alkaline phosphatase family protein gives MKRVENVPRKPLLQALLTCSLAALAAGAALYPSISASQQSDAASFRTASPIKHVIVIVGENRTFDHVFGAYTPRRGQTVSNLLSKGIITQDGKPGPNFAVAAQYTADADNPNRFELSPGGKKLYTVLPAPNTGFVATAASDTSPPPFATLAAAKAAEGATLLPQDLVHLTTGASGLPQLVPDTRFGANTFNLPNGPYQISRVGPNYDQYMNSPVHRFYQNWQQSDCNVSHATDDNPSGCKMDLFVWVETSVGASKNGMPKPANFTDQTTGEGSTALGYYNVNTGDMPYFNELARHYTISDNYHQPVMGGTGANSIMIGTADALYYTDGNGHATTPPADQIENPHPMPGTNNWYTQDGYSGGTYSNCSDPKQPGVGAIRHYLGSLPYHPDPNCAANTYYLLNNYNPGYNGDGSVNTSSAFTIPPSPVRTIADSLLAKNVSWKYYGEGWKTFVSKSKSSVYCNICNPFLYETAIMSNPALVAAHLQDTTDLYSDIAAGTLPAVSFVKPGGLLDGHPESSKFGLYEAFVHKLVDAVQEKPALWASTAILITTDEGGGYYDSGYIQPVDFFGDGPRIPLIVVSPYSRGGRVVHEYSDHASIVKFIDRNWSLSPITQRSRDNLPNPVQLSSNPYVPVNAPAISDLFDSFRFDRDQDNHHNGNGPE, from the coding sequence ATGAAGCGTGTCGAGAACGTCCCACGGAAACCCCTCTTGCAAGCCTTGCTGACGTGCAGCCTGGCCGCGCTCGCCGCTGGCGCGGCGCTTTACCCATCCATTTCCGCCAGTCAGCAGTCTGATGCAGCCTCCTTCCGGACGGCCTCGCCGATCAAGCATGTCATCGTGATAGTGGGCGAAAACCGTACCTTCGATCATGTGTTCGGCGCCTATACGCCGCGACGTGGGCAAACGGTGTCGAATCTGCTCTCCAAAGGCATCATCACGCAGGACGGCAAACCGGGGCCTAATTTCGCGGTAGCCGCGCAGTACACGGCCGACGCGGACAACCCCAACCGCTTCGAACTGAGCCCTGGGGGCAAGAAACTCTATACCGTACTGCCGGCACCCAACACCGGCTTTGTGGCGACCGCCGCGAGCGACACCAGTCCCCCGCCCTTCGCAACCCTTGCGGCGGCCAAGGCCGCTGAAGGGGCGACGCTCTTGCCACAGGACCTCGTGCATCTGACGACCGGCGCGTCGGGCTTGCCGCAACTGGTACCGGATACACGCTTCGGCGCGAACACCTTCAACCTGCCGAACGGCCCATACCAGATCTCGCGCGTGGGACCGAACTACGATCAGTACATGAATAGCCCGGTGCACCGCTTCTATCAGAACTGGCAGCAGTCGGACTGTAACGTCTCTCATGCGACAGACGATAATCCCAGCGGCTGCAAAATGGATCTGTTTGTGTGGGTCGAAACGTCGGTCGGCGCCAGCAAGAACGGCATGCCGAAGCCCGCCAACTTCACTGACCAGACCACGGGTGAAGGATCGACGGCACTCGGCTACTACAACGTAAATACGGGCGACATGCCCTATTTCAACGAACTCGCACGTCACTATACGATCAGCGACAACTACCACCAGCCGGTGATGGGCGGCACGGGTGCGAACAGCATCATGATCGGTACGGCCGATGCGCTCTACTACACCGACGGCAACGGTCATGCCACGACCCCGCCCGCCGATCAGATCGAAAATCCGCATCCGATGCCAGGCACCAACAATTGGTACACGCAGGACGGTTATTCGGGCGGAACCTACAGTAACTGCTCTGACCCGAAGCAGCCTGGTGTAGGCGCGATCCGCCATTACCTCGGCTCGCTGCCCTATCACCCCGATCCGAACTGCGCGGCCAATACTTACTATCTGCTCAACAACTACAACCCGGGCTATAACGGCGACGGCAGCGTGAATACAAGCAGCGCCTTCACGATTCCGCCTTCGCCGGTGCGCACGATCGCGGATTCGCTGCTGGCGAAAAACGTATCGTGGAAGTATTACGGCGAAGGCTGGAAGACCTTCGTCAGCAAATCCAAGAGCAGCGTCTACTGCAATATCTGCAACCCGTTCCTCTATGAAACCGCGATCATGAGCAATCCGGCGCTTGTCGCCGCGCACTTGCAGGACACGACCGATCTCTATTCGGATATCGCGGCCGGGACCTTGCCGGCCGTGTCATTCGTCAAACCGGGCGGTCTGCTGGACGGGCATCCGGAATCGTCGAAGTTCGGGCTGTATGAGGCGTTCGTGCACAAGCTCGTCGATGCGGTCCAGGAAAAACCGGCGCTGTGGGCATCGACGGCGATCCTGATCACCACCGACGAAGGCGGCGGCTACTACGATTCGGGATACATCCAGCCGGTGGATTTCTTCGGCGACGGTCCGCGGATTCCGCTGATCGTAGTGTCGCCGTATTCGCGCGGTGGCCGCGTAGTGCATGAATATTCGGATCATGCGTCGATCGTCAAATTCATCGATCGAAACTGGTCGCTGTCTCCGATCACGCAGCGCAGTCGCGACAATCTGCCAAATCCGGTGCAGCTCTCAAGCAACCCGTACGTACCGGTCAACGCGCCGGCAATCAGTGACCTCTTCGACTCGTTCCGATTCGACCGAGATCAGGACAATCATCACAATGGCAATGGACCGGAGTGA
- a CDS encoding thioredoxin family protein yields the protein MTTSAGNGRKDGQPAMRTPPVVSPQAWEAAREQLLVKEKTQTRARDALAAERRRMPWMAVETAYAFEGPAGKASLLDLFDGRHQLIVYRAFFEPGVFGWPDHACRGCSMVADQVAHVAHLNARDTTLVFVSRAPQADIARLKARMGWEIPWFTLTDSFDTDFGVGEWHGTNVFYRDGDRVFRTYFINNRGDEQMGSTWNYLDITPLGRQEVWEDSPEGYPQTATYKWWNWHDSYVADAAPDKKWVEVSDAGEAAFRNQHASTKP from the coding sequence ATGACTACATCAGCCGGGAACGGACGGAAAGACGGACAGCCTGCCATGCGCACACCACCGGTGGTGTCACCGCAGGCGTGGGAGGCGGCCCGCGAGCAGCTGCTCGTGAAGGAAAAGACCCAGACCCGCGCCCGTGACGCCCTGGCCGCTGAGCGTCGGCGAATGCCGTGGATGGCCGTGGAGACGGCGTATGCGTTCGAGGGGCCGGCGGGCAAGGCCAGCCTGCTCGACCTGTTCGACGGTCGGCATCAGCTGATCGTCTACCGCGCCTTCTTCGAGCCGGGCGTGTTCGGCTGGCCCGACCACGCTTGCCGTGGCTGCTCCATGGTGGCCGACCAGGTCGCCCATGTCGCCCACCTGAACGCCCGTGACACCACGCTCGTCTTCGTCTCGCGTGCGCCTCAGGCGGACATCGCGCGGCTGAAGGCGCGGATGGGCTGGGAGATCCCGTGGTTCACCCTCACGGACAGCTTCGACACCGATTTCGGCGTCGGCGAATGGCACGGCACGAACGTGTTCTACCGCGACGGCGACCGCGTGTTTCGCACCTACTTTATCAACAACCGCGGCGACGAACAGATGGGGAGCACCTGGAACTACCTCGACATTACACCGCTGGGCCGGCAGGAGGTCTGGGAGGACTCGCCCGAGGGCTATCCTCAGACCGCAACCTACAAGTGGTGGAACTGGCACGACAGCTATGTCGCAGACGCAGCGCCCGACAAAAAGTGGGTCGAGGTGTCGGACGCCGGAGAGGCAGCGTTCCGCAACCAGCACGCGAGCACGAAGCCATGA